DNA sequence from the Chitinivorax tropicus genome:
CAACAGTTATGGCGGTCGCTCTTGCATGCTTTTATCACCGTATCCCCATTGGACATGTTGAGGCTGGGTTGCGTACTTGGGATATGCAAAATCCATTTCCAGAAGAAGCCAACCGGGTGATTGCAGGAAAGCTTGCCCGCTGGCATTTTGCACCGACAGAGGATTCCAGGCAGAATTTACTCAAGGAGGGTGTCCCTGATTCTGAAATCATCGTGACTGGGAATACTGTTATTGATGCATTGTTGATGACAGCGGCAAGGGACTTGGTGCTTCCCATTTCGCTTGATCCCTCCAAGCGATTGGTGTTGGTCACATCCCACCGGCGGGAGAATTTCGGGGAGCCATTCCACAGTATTTGTCGTGCACTACGTACTCTCGCTCAAAATAATCCCTCAGTACAGTTTCTTTATCCGGTGCATCCAAATCCCAATGTTAAGAATGTGGCATACGAGTTCTTATCTGAGTTGCCCAACTTTACGCTGTGTGAACCACTGGACTACGCACCATTTATTGCCGCTATGAAGCGCGCTTACATCATTCTGACTGATTCGGGTGGTGTACAGGAGGAAGCTCCAGCTCTTGGTAAGCCGGTGCTGGTATTACGTGACGAGACCGAGCGACCGGAAGCTGTTGAACAAGGTGTAGTCAAGTTGGTTGGACCCAATTACGAGCGCATTGTTGAGGAGGCACAACGCTTGCTTGATGATGAGGCTACTTACGAGGCCATGGCGAGAGGTGTCTCACCCTATGGCGATGGGCATGCGGCGGAACGTATCGTGAAAACACTCCGTGAGTATTTTGCCTGATGCGTCTTGTGTATCTGTCGCCTGTAACTTGGGAGAGTTTTGCTCAACGGCCACATAAATTTGTGGAGTGGTTTCATGGCCGTACCGGTGGGTCGGTATTGTGGGTTGATCCTTATCCCACTCGCTTTCCAAGTTGGAGGGATCTTTGCCGCTCAGGTTTTTCTGCTTCCACCAACCCGAGCGGCAGTTTTCCCCCGTGGCTCACGGTACTGAAGCCGGGTGGTCTTCCCATTGAGCCGATATTGGGCTCTGGCTATATAAATGGACTCATGTGGCGGCGCCACTTGTACCAAATTGACAACTATGCAGAAGACAGCAGCACCTTGCTGGCCGTTGGAAAACCCTCGGTTCTTGCGTTACAACTTCTAAAACGCTTGCCGCATTGCCTATCTCTGTATGACGCAATGGATGACTTTCCTGCGTTCTATACAGGCCTCTCTCGCTTTGCCTTAATTCGGAGGGAGCGTGAAATTGCATCGCGAGTAAACATCATCTTGGCATCGAGTTCAGAACTCAAATCTCGGTGGGTGAATGTTCATAGTGATGTGCGCTTGGTGCATAACGGGCTGGATTTAATGGCGGTTCAGCGGGTGGGGCCGACGATGACATCTTCCCCCCAAAAAGTCTTCGGCTATGTTGGAACGATAGCCTCCTGGTTTGACTGGGGTTGGGTGTGTGCCTTGGCAGCAGCTAGGCCAAACGATGAAATTCGCCTGATCGGCCCTGTGTTTGAGCGACCGCTTGGCAAGTTGCCTGCTAATATCAACTTGTTGCCTGCTTGTGATCACGTAACTGCATTGAAGGCCATGAAGCAATTCCATGTTGGATTGATTCCTTTCAGGAAAAACGCACTTACTGCCTCTGTGGATCCA
Encoded proteins:
- the wecB gene encoding non-hydrolyzing UDP-N-acetylglucosamine 2-epimerase, with the protein product MKKKVLCVVGTRPEAVKMAPVILALRNEPWVNARVLATAQHRQMLDQVNKFFDIEPDIDLDIMRPNQALTTLTARLLLDLDDVLQAERPDAVLVQGDTTTVMAVALACFYHRIPIGHVEAGLRTWDMQNPFPEEANRVIAGKLARWHFAPTEDSRQNLLKEGVPDSEIIVTGNTVIDALLMTAARDLVLPISLDPSKRLVLVTSHRRENFGEPFHSICRALRTLAQNNPSVQFLYPVHPNPNVKNVAYEFLSELPNFTLCEPLDYAPFIAAMKRAYIILTDSGGVQEEAPALGKPVLVLRDETERPEAVEQGVVKLVGPNYERIVEEAQRLLDDEATYEAMARGVSPYGDGHAAERIVKTLREYFA
- a CDS encoding glycosyl transferase, encoding MRLVYLSPVTWESFAQRPHKFVEWFHGRTGGSVLWVDPYPTRFPSWRDLCRSGFSASTNPSGSFPPWLTVLKPGGLPIEPILGSGYINGLMWRRHLYQIDNYAEDSSTLLAVGKPSVLALQLLKRLPHCLSLYDAMDDFPAFYTGLSRFALIRREREIASRVNIILASSSELKSRWVNVHSDVRLVHNGLDLMAVQRVGPTMTSSPQKVFGYVGTIASWFDWGWVCALAAARPNDEIRLIGPVFERPLGKLPANINLLPACDHVTALKAMKQFHVGLIPFRKNALTASVDPIKYYEYRALGLPVISTDFGEMSLRTCVRGVFITHSAHDVSGVADAAIQFGRDVGDASAFAVQNTWEARFDAAELFSQL